A DNA window from Bradyrhizobium barranii subsp. barranii contains the following coding sequences:
- a CDS encoding DUF2189 domain-containing protein → MSISGKVDPVVRPVAATDIAEALVEGLRDFQALPLYGLCFGALYAGGGIAIMLCLTAFGMVYLVYPLAAGFALIGPFVAIGLYEVSRRRERGEPVSFGAIWSAIRARSEIGWMAFVTLFMFVIWMYQVRLLIALLLGLHASFSSLQEFMTVVLTTNEGLLFLAIGNAVGAALSLILFSLTVVSFPLLLDREVDFVTAMVTSVRAVVTSPLPMISWAAVIVMLLIVSALPYFLGLVVTLPVLGHATWHLYRRLVVPVP, encoded by the coding sequence ATGTCGATCTCGGGCAAAGTCGATCCGGTGGTGCGTCCCGTGGCGGCGACCGACATCGCCGAGGCGCTGGTCGAGGGTTTGCGCGATTTCCAGGCGCTGCCGCTCTACGGGCTCTGCTTCGGCGCGCTCTACGCAGGCGGCGGCATCGCCATCATGCTCTGTCTCACCGCCTTCGGCATGGTCTATCTCGTCTATCCCCTTGCGGCCGGCTTTGCGCTGATCGGGCCGTTCGTGGCGATCGGCCTGTACGAGGTCAGCCGCCGCCGCGAGCGCGGCGAGCCGGTCTCCTTCGGCGCGATCTGGTCGGCGATACGCGCGCGCAGCGAGATCGGCTGGATGGCCTTCGTCACGCTGTTCATGTTCGTGATCTGGATGTACCAGGTGCGGCTGCTCATCGCGCTGCTGCTCGGCCTGCACGCCTCGTTCTCGAGTTTGCAGGAATTCATGACGGTGGTGCTGACCACGAATGAGGGCCTGCTGTTCCTCGCCATCGGCAACGCGGTCGGTGCCGCGCTGTCGCTGATCTTGTTCTCGCTGACGGTGGTGTCGTTTCCGCTGCTGCTCGACCGCGAGGTCGATTTCGTCACCGCCATGGTGACGAGCGTGCGTGCGGTGGTGACCAGCCCGCTGCCGATGATCTCGTGGGCCGCGGTGATCGTGATGCTGCTGATCGTCTCGGCGCTGCCGTATTTTCTCGGACTGGTCGTGACGCTGCCCGTGCTCGGGCATGCGACGTGGCATCTCTATCGGCGGCTGGTGGTGCCGGTGCCGTAA
- a CDS encoding YybH family protein has translation MSGWKMDRAAAERFVAAWCASWRRVDIDAVVAHFADDAQMRSPLALSLTGSPVVSGAENIRAYWREAYGHIESADLKILSWSWDEAIARLTVWWQLGDTRASEFMDFDDAGRVVRSEAFYGK, from the coding sequence ATGAGCGGATGGAAAATGGATCGCGCAGCCGCCGAGCGCTTTGTCGCGGCATGGTGCGCGAGCTGGCGCCGGGTCGATATCGACGCGGTCGTCGCGCATTTCGCCGACGATGCGCAGATGCGCAGCCCTCTGGCACTATCATTGACCGGTTCTCCGGTCGTCAGCGGCGCCGAGAACATCCGCGCTTATTGGCGCGAGGCTTATGGCCACATCGAAAGCGCCGACCTGAAGATCCTGAGCTGGAGCTGGGACGAGGCGATCGCGCGCCTGACGGTGTGGTGGCAGCTCGGCGACACGCGCGCCAGCGAGTTCATGGATTTCGACGATGCGGGCCGTGTGGTGCGCAGCGAAGCCTTCTACGGAAAATGA
- a CDS encoding acyl-CoA synthetase, with protein sequence MLTEAATYDELYRNFRWDVPARFNMAEACCDRHADGTGRLALVYVDENGAITRTSFDEVAEMSRRFANVLKADGLVRGDRVAVFLSQSLELPIAHMAAFRSGLISIPLFALFGEDALEFRLSNSQARAIITDEAGWEKLTKIRDRLPYLQDIYVTSGAVHAGAKPFWPAIETASEDFATVDTSADDPALIIYTSGTTGNPKGALHAHRVVLGHLPNVEMCHNFLPRPGDLMWTPADWAWIGGLVNGLFAFWYHGIPLVGHRARKFEPQAAMQMMADLGVRNVFLPPTALKLMRQAGVKHPGVKLRSIFTGGESLGGELLGWVRETFGIDAHEVFGQTECNLVIGSNSNLFPIRPGSMGKATPGFDVRIVNDKGEELPTGQRGIIGVRQPCPCTMLEYWRNPDATAKKYAGEFLLTGDLGTRDEDGYFWYVSREDDVITTAGYRVGPSEIEHTLMKHPSVAMAAVVGIPDPIRTESIKAWIVLRPGFAASDALAREIQEFVKVQLAAHEYPRFVEFAETLPMTATGKVLRRELRARG encoded by the coding sequence ATGCTCACCGAAGCCGCAACCTACGACGAGCTCTATCGCAACTTCCGCTGGGACGTCCCGGCGCGTTTCAACATGGCGGAGGCGTGCTGCGACCGCCATGCCGACGGCACGGGCCGCCTCGCGCTGGTCTATGTCGACGAGAACGGCGCAATCACGCGCACCTCCTTCGACGAGGTCGCAGAGATGTCGCGCCGCTTCGCCAATGTGCTGAAGGCCGATGGGCTCGTGCGCGGCGACCGTGTCGCGGTGTTCCTGTCGCAGTCGCTGGAGCTGCCGATCGCGCATATGGCCGCGTTCCGCTCCGGGCTGATCTCGATCCCGCTGTTCGCGCTGTTCGGCGAGGACGCGCTGGAATTCCGCCTGTCGAATTCGCAAGCAAGAGCCATCATCACTGACGAAGCGGGCTGGGAGAAGCTCACGAAGATCCGCGATCGGCTGCCCTATCTGCAGGACATCTATGTCACGAGCGGCGCCGTCCACGCCGGCGCAAAACCGTTCTGGCCGGCGATCGAAACCGCGTCCGAGGACTTTGCGACCGTCGACACCTCCGCCGATGACCCCGCCCTGATCATCTACACGTCAGGCACGACAGGCAATCCGAAGGGCGCGCTGCATGCGCATCGCGTCGTGCTCGGCCACCTGCCGAATGTCGAGATGTGCCACAACTTCCTGCCGCGCCCCGGCGATCTGATGTGGACGCCGGCGGATTGGGCGTGGATCGGCGGCCTCGTCAACGGCCTGTTCGCGTTCTGGTATCACGGCATCCCCCTGGTCGGTCACCGTGCGAGAAAGTTCGAGCCGCAGGCGGCGATGCAGATGATGGCCGACCTCGGTGTCCGCAACGTCTTCCTGCCGCCCACCGCGCTGAAGCTGATGCGGCAGGCCGGCGTGAAGCATCCGGGCGTCAAGCTGCGCAGCATTTTCACTGGCGGTGAATCGCTCGGCGGCGAGCTGCTCGGCTGGGTGCGCGAGACGTTTGGCATCGATGCGCATGAAGTGTTCGGCCAGACCGAGTGCAACCTCGTGATCGGCAGCAACTCCAACCTGTTTCCGATCCGCCCGGGGTCGATGGGCAAGGCGACGCCGGGCTTCGACGTCCGCATCGTGAACGACAAGGGCGAGGAACTGCCGACGGGGCAGCGCGGCATCATCGGCGTGCGCCAGCCATGCCCGTGCACGATGCTCGAATACTGGCGCAATCCAGACGCGACGGCGAAGAAATATGCCGGCGAATTCCTGCTGACCGGCGATCTCGGTACCCGGGATGAGGACGGCTATTTCTGGTATGTCAGCCGCGAGGACGACGTCATCACCACCGCCGGCTATCGCGTCGGCCCGTCCGAGATCGAGCACACGCTGATGAAGCATCCGTCGGTGGCGATGGCGGCGGTGGTCGGCATCCCCGATCCGATCCGCACCGAATCGATCAAGGCCTGGATCGTGCTGCGTCCCGGCTTCGCGGCAAGCGACGCGCTCGCGCGCGAGATCCAGGAGTTCGTGAAGGTGCAACTCGCCGCGCACGAATATCCGCGCTTCGTCGAGTTCGCGGAGACACTGCCGATGACGGCTACGGGCAAGGTGCTGCGGCGCGAGCTGCGGGCGCGGGGTTAG
- a CDS encoding ATP-binding protein, whose protein sequence is MSLRTRLLILVIAAMLVPAILVGLRFVQNRSSEINAALANLTATADDIASDLDEKIQGTAQLHYGLARARDLDTRDKAACSAFLSEVREEYPQFTGILTIDPDGSLFCDSLRTNRTLDLRDRAYFKQALVSRGIALEPVFGRLTGLSVLQIAYPVRSETGALKLVLLASFNLRKFAEFHDKRLLGQKEILLLDSKGTVLVAPSRGGWTEPVGTSIAGSDLLRFAATPDRKAYQEVTDRDGRTQVWAVAARSPSTRDAGLYIMVGRSKDGLVAAANRRLYEDVAILAVASLLLLAAVWILATVSVGRQVGRLATMAKKLGLGDLSARIPPPHPGGELGGLMTLLNDTAESLEQQRAAIADLSHKLSQSQKMEAMGQLTGGVAHDFNNLLTVILGNSEHLADRLAGNKELHRIANDIATAAERGSDLTRSLLAFARKQPLRPRDIDIAAKIHEMEQLLRRPLGEHIECTFALEPDVWLTSVDPGELTTALLNLVLNARDVMPLGGKLTIEARNTSLGESDLDVNGEPRPGDYVMVAVTDTGSGMTAEVASRAFEPFFTTKEVGKGTGLGLSMVYGFVRQSGGVVQMQSEPGQGSVVRLFFPRLATPPNEQPSPAERIVAPDGSETILVVEDDDMVRAYVESELKTLGYRVIAASNGPAALELLRRPGDIDLLLTDVVMPGGMFGPELARQATGLRPGLKVLFTSGYTQNPVKTPDGVGDARILTKPFRRKDLAAMLRSALSASPR, encoded by the coding sequence ATGAGCTTGCGTACCCGGCTACTGATACTCGTCATTGCGGCCATGCTGGTGCCCGCCATCCTCGTCGGCTTACGTTTCGTGCAAAATCGCAGCAGCGAAATCAATGCAGCCCTGGCCAATCTGACCGCGACAGCCGACGACATTGCAAGCGACCTGGACGAGAAGATCCAGGGCACCGCCCAGCTTCACTATGGTCTCGCCCGTGCACGCGACCTCGACACGCGCGACAAGGCGGCGTGCTCGGCGTTCCTGTCGGAAGTGCGCGAGGAATACCCACAATTCACTGGGATATTGACCATCGATCCCGACGGCAGCCTGTTCTGCGATTCGCTGCGGACCAACCGCACCCTCGACCTCCGGGATCGCGCCTATTTCAAGCAGGCCCTGGTGTCGCGCGGCATCGCGCTCGAGCCGGTATTCGGCCGGCTGACCGGACTATCGGTGCTCCAGATCGCCTATCCGGTGCGATCGGAGACGGGCGCCCTGAAGCTGGTCCTGCTCGCCTCCTTCAACCTGCGCAAATTCGCGGAGTTTCACGACAAGCGGCTGCTCGGCCAGAAGGAGATCCTGCTCCTCGACAGCAAGGGAACGGTTCTGGTCGCGCCCTCCCGCGGAGGCTGGACCGAGCCGGTCGGCACGTCGATCGCGGGATCCGACCTGCTCCGCTTCGCTGCAACGCCCGACCGGAAGGCGTATCAGGAGGTGACCGATCGCGACGGCCGGACGCAGGTCTGGGCTGTCGCCGCGCGCTCGCCTTCGACCCGCGATGCCGGCCTCTACATCATGGTCGGACGGTCCAAGGACGGACTGGTCGCCGCGGCGAATCGCCGGCTCTACGAGGATGTGGCGATACTCGCGGTGGCCTCGCTGCTGCTGCTCGCGGCCGTCTGGATCCTTGCGACCGTGAGCGTCGGGCGCCAGGTCGGACGTCTCGCCACCATGGCGAAGAAACTTGGGCTCGGAGATCTCAGCGCGCGAATTCCGCCTCCCCACCCGGGCGGCGAGCTGGGCGGATTGATGACCCTGCTCAACGACACCGCCGAGTCGCTCGAGCAGCAACGCGCCGCCATCGCCGACCTCAGCCACAAGCTCAGCCAATCCCAGAAGATGGAAGCCATGGGCCAGCTCACCGGCGGCGTGGCGCACGATTTCAACAACCTCTTGACCGTCATTCTCGGCAACTCCGAGCATCTTGCCGACAGGCTGGCCGGCAACAAGGAATTGCACCGGATCGCCAACGACATCGCGACCGCCGCCGAGCGCGGCTCCGACCTGACGCGGAGCCTGCTCGCCTTCGCGCGCAAGCAGCCCCTGAGGCCGCGAGACATCGACATCGCCGCGAAGATTCACGAGATGGAGCAGCTGTTGCGCCGGCCCCTGGGCGAGCACATCGAATGCACCTTCGCGCTCGAACCGGATGTGTGGCTGACCAGCGTCGATCCCGGCGAGCTGACAACTGCGCTGCTCAATCTCGTGCTCAACGCGCGCGACGTCATGCCGCTCGGCGGCAAGCTGACGATCGAGGCGCGCAACACCTCGCTCGGTGAATCCGACCTGGACGTCAACGGCGAGCCGCGGCCGGGCGACTACGTCATGGTGGCCGTGACCGACACCGGCAGCGGCATGACCGCCGAGGTGGCGAGCCGGGCGTTCGAGCCGTTCTTCACCACCAAGGAGGTCGGCAAGGGCACCGGCCTCGGCCTGAGCATGGTCTACGGCTTTGTGCGGCAATCCGGCGGCGTTGTGCAGATGCAGTCCGAACCGGGACAAGGCAGCGTCGTCAGGCTGTTCTTTCCCCGCCTTGCAACGCCACCGAACGAGCAGCCGTCACCCGCGGAACGGATCGTCGCCCCCGACGGAAGCGAGACCATTCTTGTCGTCGAGGACGACGACATGGTTCGGGCCTATGTCGAGAGCGAGCTGAAGACCCTCGGCTATCGCGTCATCGCGGCGTCGAACGGTCCCGCGGCTCTCGAACTGTTGCGCCGCCCCGGCGACATCGACCTGCTGCTCACCGACGTCGTGATGCCGGGCGGCATGTTCGGACCAGAGCTTGCCAGGCAAGCGACCGGCTTGCGGCCCGGGCTCAAGGTGCTCTTCACCTCGGGCTACACCCAAAATCCCGTCAAGACGCCCGACGGGGTCGGCGACGCCCGCATCCTGACAAAACCGTTCCGGCGGAAGGATCTTGCCGCGATGCTGCGGTCCGCCCTGTCGGCGTCGCCGCGCTGA
- a CDS encoding MarR family winged helix-turn-helix transcriptional regulator translates to MAKTSQAAGLHRASLPKLHDLDAALELMYYGWRGMTLEADEYLAKQGLSRPHHRILYVVARRPDIAIGSLIEILGISKQALNRPLNLLLERKLLTSKRAPEQHRSKLLRLTEAGRRIEQKASDHERKVLREAFDRAGASGAAAWMAVMGAIADNN, encoded by the coding sequence ATGGCAAAGACGTCTCAAGCTGCGGGGCTTCACCGCGCCTCACTTCCGAAGCTGCACGATCTCGATGCGGCGCTGGAGCTGATGTATTACGGCTGGCGCGGGATGACGCTGGAGGCCGACGAATATCTTGCGAAGCAGGGCCTGTCGCGTCCACACCACCGCATCCTCTACGTGGTGGCGCGCCGTCCCGATATCGCGATCGGCTCGCTGATCGAGATCCTCGGCATCTCCAAGCAGGCCCTGAACCGGCCGCTCAACCTGCTGCTGGAGCGCAAGCTCCTGACGTCGAAGCGGGCACCCGAGCAGCATCGCTCCAAGCTGTTGCGCCTGACGGAGGCCGGGCGACGCATCGAGCAAAAGGCATCGGATCACGAGCGCAAGGTCCTGCGCGAAGCGTTTGATCGCGCCGGGGCGTCGGGTGCGGCGGCATGGATGGCCGTCATGGGGGCGATCGCCGACAACAACTGA
- a CDS encoding transglutaminase-like domain-containing protein: protein MKLRVGFEMLYEFPQPTPMIMVLGTHFTRASDIVVPDLLTTRPSVAINPYRDLFGNWCSRIVAPAGTLRLAGDGVVRDSGLPDPVFPNAFQHAVEALPADTLVYLLGSRYCETDRLSDIAWKLFEQTPPGWARVQAICDFVHRHITFGHEHARATKTAREAYDEGKGVCRDYAHLAIAFCRSMNIPARYCTGYLSDIGTPQPWPAGDFAAWFEAFVGGSWHMFDPRNNTPRIGRVLIAQGRDAADVPIVQTFGPNTLLNFKVWTDEVA from the coding sequence ATGAAGCTCCGCGTCGGGTTCGAGATGCTGTACGAGTTCCCGCAGCCGACGCCTATGATCATGGTGTTGGGCACGCACTTCACGCGCGCCTCAGATATCGTCGTGCCCGACCTGCTGACCACCCGACCTTCGGTGGCGATCAATCCCTATCGCGACCTCTTCGGCAATTGGTGCAGCCGCATCGTTGCGCCGGCCGGCACCCTCCGTCTTGCCGGCGATGGCGTCGTTCGCGACAGCGGCCTGCCCGACCCGGTGTTTCCGAACGCGTTTCAGCACGCCGTCGAAGCACTGCCGGCCGACACGCTCGTCTATCTGCTCGGCAGTCGCTACTGCGAGACCGATCGCCTGTCGGATATCGCATGGAAGTTGTTCGAACAGACGCCGCCGGGCTGGGCGCGGGTCCAGGCCATCTGCGATTTTGTTCATCGCCACATCACGTTCGGCCATGAGCACGCACGCGCGACCAAGACGGCCCGGGAAGCCTACGACGAAGGCAAGGGTGTGTGCCGTGACTATGCCCATCTCGCCATCGCGTTCTGCCGCAGCATGAACATTCCGGCGCGTTACTGCACCGGCTACCTCAGCGACATCGGCACGCCACAGCCGTGGCCTGCGGGAGATTTCGCCGCCTGGTTCGAGGCTTTCGTCGGTGGAAGCTGGCACATGTTCGATCCGCGCAACAACACGCCGCGGATCGGCCGCGTGCTGATCGCGCAGGGGCGCGATGCAGCAGACGTCCCGATCGTCCAGACCTTCGGTCCGAATACCCTGCTCAATTTCAAGGTATGGACCGACGAGGTTGCCTGA